One region of Miscanthus floridulus cultivar M001 chromosome 19, ASM1932011v1, whole genome shotgun sequence genomic DNA includes:
- the LOC136527917 gene encoding cytochrome P450 88A1-like isoform X1, with protein sequence MLGMEEAASASASALPSWAALVLLSAAALVLVDAAARRAHGWYREAPLGAARRARLPPGEMGWPVVGGMWAFLRAFKSGKPDAFIASFVRRFGRTGVYRGFMFSSPTILVTTPEACKQVLMDDDAFVTGWPKATVALIGPKSFIAMPYDEHRRLRKLTAAPINGFDALTAYLPFIDRTVTSSLRAWADESSSAGTGRGVEFLTELRRMTFKIIVQIFLGGADEPTTRALERSYTDLNYGMRAMAINLPGFAYRRALRARRRLVAVLQGVLDERRAARSKGVSGSGVDMMDRLIEAEDERGRRLDDDEIIDVLIMYLNAGHESSGHITMWATVFLQENPDIFAKAKAEQEAIMRSIPASQQGLTLRDFRKMEYLSQVIDETLRLVNISFVSFRQATKDVFVNGYLIPKGWKVQLWYRSVHMDPQVYPDPTKFNPSRWEGHSPRAGAFLAFGLGARLCPGNDLAKLEISVFLHHFLLGYKLTRTNPKCRVRYLPHPRPVDNCLAKITRVVSEGLCGEWMKPTNL encoded by the exons ATGCTCGGCATGGAggaggcggcgtcggcgtcggcgtcggcgctgCCGTCATGGGCCGCGTTGGTGCTGCTGAGCGCCGCCGCGTTGGTGCTCGTGGACGCCGCGGCGCGGAGGGCGCACGGGTGGTACAGGGAGGCGCCTctgggcgcggcgcggcgcgcgcgGCTGCCGCCGGGGGAGATGGGGTGGCCCGTCGTCGGCGGCATGTGGGCCTTCCTGCGCGCCTTCAAGTCCGGCAAGCCCGACGCCTTCATCGCCTCCTTCGTCCGACG GTTCGGGCGCACGGGCGTGTACCGAGGCTTCATGTTCAGCAGCCCGACGATCCTGGTAACGACTCCGGAGGCGTGCAAGCAGGTGCTGATGGACGACGACGCGTTCGTGACGGGGTGGCCCAAGGCAACGGTGGCGCTGATCGGGCCCAAGTCGTTCATTGCGATGCCGTACGATGAGCACCGGCGGCTGCGCAAGCTCACGGCCGCGCCCATCAACGGCTTCGACGCGCTCACCGCGTACCTGCCCTTCATCGACCGGACCGTGACGTCGTCGCTGCGCGCGTGGGCCGACGAGTCCTCGTCGGCCGGGACCGGGAGGGGGGTCGAGTTCCTGACGGAGCTGCGGCGGATGACGTTCAAGATCATCGTGCAGATCTTCCTGGGCGGCGCGGACGAGCCCACGACGCGCGCGCTGGAGCGGAGCTACACGGACCTCAACTACGGGATGCGCGCCATGGCCATCAACCTGCCCGGGTTCGCGTACCGCAGGGCGCTGCGCGCGCGCCGGCGGCTCGTGGCCGTGCTGCAGGGCGTGCTGGACGAGCGGCGCGCCGCCAGGTCCAAGGGGGTGTCGGGCTCCGGCGTGGACATGATGGACCGGCTGATCGAGGCGGAGGACGAGCGCGGGCGGCGGCTGGACGACGACGAGATCATCGACGTGCTCATCATGTACCTCAACGCCGGGCACGAGTCGTCCGGCCACATCACCATGTGGGCCACCGTGTTCCTGCAGGAGAACCCGGACATCTTCGCAAAGGCAAAG GCGGAGCAGGAGGCGATCATGAGGAGCATCCCGGCGTCGCAGCAGGGGCTCACGCTCAGGGACTTCAGGAAGATGGAGTACCTCTCGCAG GTGATCGACGAGACGCTGCGGCTCGTCAACATCTCGTTCGTGTCCTTCCGTCAGGCCACCAAAGACGTCTTCGTGAACG GGTACCTGATCCCCAAGGGGTGGAAGGTGCAGCTATGGTACCGGAGCGTGCACATGGACCCACAGGTGTACCCTGACCCCACCAAGTTCAACCCGTCAAGATGGGAGGGCCACTCGCCGAGAGCCGGCGCGTTCCTGGCGTTCGGCCTCGGCGCCAGGCTCTGCCCCGGCAACGACCTCGCCAAGCTCGAGATCTCCGTcttcctccaccacttcctcctggGCTACAA GCTGACGAGGACGAACCCTAAGTGCCGGGTGAGGTACCTGCCGCACCCAAGGCCGGTGGACAATTGCTTGGCCAAGATCACCAGAGTCGTCTCGGAAGGACTATGTGGTGAATGGATGAAACCAACAAATCTCTAG
- the LOC136527917 gene encoding cytochrome P450 88A1-like isoform X2, with protein MASDFFSRKCSMYLAHVREMFQDAAYACSQVVCDSKRRMTRRRRDHSFLPLIYLDQSDPRELAHHQFGRTGVYRGFMFSSPTILVTTPEACKQVLMDDDAFVTGWPKATVALIGPKSFIAMPYDEHRRLRKLTAAPINGFDALTAYLPFIDRTVTSSLRAWADESSSAGTGRGVEFLTELRRMTFKIIVQIFLGGADEPTTRALERSYTDLNYGMRAMAINLPGFAYRRALRARRRLVAVLQGVLDERRAARSKGVSGSGVDMMDRLIEAEDERGRRLDDDEIIDVLIMYLNAGHESSGHITMWATVFLQENPDIFAKAKAEQEAIMRSIPASQQGLTLRDFRKMEYLSQVIDETLRLVNISFVSFRQATKDVFVNGYLIPKGWKVQLWYRSVHMDPQVYPDPTKFNPSRWEGHSPRAGAFLAFGLGARLCPGNDLAKLEISVFLHHFLLGYKLTRTNPKCRVRYLPHPRPVDNCLAKITRVVSEGLCGEWMKPTNL; from the exons ATGGCGAGTGATTTTTTCAGTAGAAAATGTAGTATGTATCTAGCACATGTACGCGAGATGTTTCAGGATGCTGCATATGCATGTTCACAAGTTGTGTGTGATTCAAAAaggaggatgacaagaagaagacgGGATCATTCATTCTTGCCTCTGATATATCTCGATCAGTCTGACCCGCGAGAGCTCGCTCATCATCA GTTCGGGCGCACGGGCGTGTACCGAGGCTTCATGTTCAGCAGCCCGACGATCCTGGTAACGACTCCGGAGGCGTGCAAGCAGGTGCTGATGGACGACGACGCGTTCGTGACGGGGTGGCCCAAGGCAACGGTGGCGCTGATCGGGCCCAAGTCGTTCATTGCGATGCCGTACGATGAGCACCGGCGGCTGCGCAAGCTCACGGCCGCGCCCATCAACGGCTTCGACGCGCTCACCGCGTACCTGCCCTTCATCGACCGGACCGTGACGTCGTCGCTGCGCGCGTGGGCCGACGAGTCCTCGTCGGCCGGGACCGGGAGGGGGGTCGAGTTCCTGACGGAGCTGCGGCGGATGACGTTCAAGATCATCGTGCAGATCTTCCTGGGCGGCGCGGACGAGCCCACGACGCGCGCGCTGGAGCGGAGCTACACGGACCTCAACTACGGGATGCGCGCCATGGCCATCAACCTGCCCGGGTTCGCGTACCGCAGGGCGCTGCGCGCGCGCCGGCGGCTCGTGGCCGTGCTGCAGGGCGTGCTGGACGAGCGGCGCGCCGCCAGGTCCAAGGGGGTGTCGGGCTCCGGCGTGGACATGATGGACCGGCTGATCGAGGCGGAGGACGAGCGCGGGCGGCGGCTGGACGACGACGAGATCATCGACGTGCTCATCATGTACCTCAACGCCGGGCACGAGTCGTCCGGCCACATCACCATGTGGGCCACCGTGTTCCTGCAGGAGAACCCGGACATCTTCGCAAAGGCAAAG GCGGAGCAGGAGGCGATCATGAGGAGCATCCCGGCGTCGCAGCAGGGGCTCACGCTCAGGGACTTCAGGAAGATGGAGTACCTCTCGCAG GTGATCGACGAGACGCTGCGGCTCGTCAACATCTCGTTCGTGTCCTTCCGTCAGGCCACCAAAGACGTCTTCGTGAACG GGTACCTGATCCCCAAGGGGTGGAAGGTGCAGCTATGGTACCGGAGCGTGCACATGGACCCACAGGTGTACCCTGACCCCACCAAGTTCAACCCGTCAAGATGGGAGGGCCACTCGCCGAGAGCCGGCGCGTTCCTGGCGTTCGGCCTCGGCGCCAGGCTCTGCCCCGGCAACGACCTCGCCAAGCTCGAGATCTCCGTcttcctccaccacttcctcctggGCTACAA GCTGACGAGGACGAACCCTAAGTGCCGGGTGAGGTACCTGCCGCACCCAAGGCCGGTGGACAATTGCTTGGCCAAGATCACCAGAGTCGTCTCGGAAGGACTATGTGGTGAATGGATGAAACCAACAAATCTCTAG